The Paramisgurnus dabryanus chromosome 6, PD_genome_1.1, whole genome shotgun sequence genome has a window encoding:
- the aknad1 gene encoding uncharacterized protein aknad1 has protein sequence MSGDASGARAGDAEDAHARITSSSVLWERRIEQSIFVDISDDESLNFSDVQGAFTVHLSQGSDSPESPKFTDNTELSGETEESSTESAESISNERSEHKNTRNKSTNHPIQKQRTAVKPVSGKHQDDAINTSDEEHEELPYDGAHTNHKTKSKSSNLCETVAGMPIQDFNVKDTLQSVLASDHKATQDVAPPSAKPIQAATHITDFLLRHFSREELLNPCKMIDAETLPEISLMDSIDESVLNRVSNAQQVSSDERENVQNKSEEPDSSTAEGHGLFEDLGKGTQEAASNCSDANICIDDADTSRGSDAVSIVDDEDEDNHPKLSKTDPKLTFSRTRSFSEMKYGQGQVHYPLPDFSKVAPKVKIPKGNGSVKPIGQLQTISRVQSSPGILGKSPSSCTATADVISRVLEDSLFFPDKEEQAGLAHQLQAEYDRLLAKYTETENLIGQQIHASSEPSVSINWNETIGNNDNTKLTANTPQAPTAGKMSFYVLL, from the exons ATGAGTGGAGACGCGAGTGGGGCGCGCGCGGGAGACGCAGAGGACGCACACGCTCGCATCACATCGTCATCTGTGTTGTGGGAGAGACGCATCGAGCAGAGTATTTTTGTGGATATCAGTGATGATGAAAGCCTGAATTTCAGTGATGTACAGGGCGCCTTCACTGTGCACCTGTCCCAGGGGTCTGATTCACCGGAGAGCCCAAAATTCACAG ACAACACAGAgctatcaggtgagactgaagAGAGCTCCACAGAAAGTGCCGAATCCATCAGCAATGAGCGTTCAGAGCACAAAAACACCAGGAATAAATCCACAAACCATCCAATACAGAAACAGAGAACTGCAGTAAAGCCGGTCAGTGGAAAACATCAAGATGATGCTATCAACACCAGTGATGAAGAGCATGAGGAGCTCCCATACGACGGTGCACACACCAATCACAAAACCAAATCAAAATCATCTAATCTTTGTGAAACCGTTGCTGGGATGCCCATTCAGGATTTTAACGTTAAAGACACCTTGCAATCAGTTCTTGCTTCCGATCACAAAGCAACGCAGGACGTGGCTCCTCCCTCAGCCAAGCCCATCCAAGCTGCGACCCACATCACTGATTTTCTTCTCAGACACTTTTCTCGGGAAGAACTGCTGAACCCATGCAAGATGATCGATGCTGAGACCCTACCAGAGATCTCTCTGATGGACAGCATTGATGAAAGCGTGCTGAATCGAGTTTCTAATGCTCAACAAGTCAGCTCAGATGAAAGGGAAAATGTTCAAAATAAATCTGAGGAACCTGATTCCTCAACTGCTGAGGGTCATGGCTTGTTTGAAGATTTAGGAAAAGGTACGCAAGAAGCAGCAAGCAACTGCAGTGATGCAAACATATGCATCGATGATGCAGATACCAGTCGAGGCTCTGATGCGGTATCCATTGTGGATGATGAAGATGAAGATAATCATCCTAAACTGTCTAAAACAGACCCTAAGCTTACCTTCAGCAGGACCAGGTCCTTCAGTGAAATGAAATATGGACAGGGACAGGTGCATTACCCTCTACCTGACTTCTCTAAAGTGGCACCTAAAGTTAAAATACCTAAAGGTAATGGATCCGTTAAACCCATCGGACAGTTACAAACTATATCTCGAGTTCAGTCTTCACCGGGAATTCTGGGTAAAAGCCCCTCCTCGTGTACAGCCACAGCTGATGTCATCAGCAGGGTTTTAGAAGACTCTCTTTTCTTCCCAGATAAGGAAGAACAAGCTGGCCTAGCACATCAGTTACAG GCTGAGTATGACAGGTTACTCGCTAAATACACTGAAACTGAGAATCTTATTGGCCAG CAGATCCATGCCTCCAGTGAGCCTTCTGTGTCTATCAACTGGAATGAGACCATCGGCAATAATGACAACACCAAACTGACAGCAAATACCCCACAGGCACCAACTGCAGGcaagatgtcattttatgtctTGCTTTAA